GCGATGAAGATGGAGAACCCGGTCACGGCGCACCGTTCCGGCGTCGTCCGCGGGCTCACCGTCCAGGTCGGCGACGCCAGGGCGCGGGGCGACGTGCTCTGCCTGGTCGAGGACGAGCCGGACGGGTCCGACAGTGGCTGAGCCGTGGTACCAGCCCGGCGTCTACCCGGTGGCCGACGGCATCCACCGGATACCGCTGACGCTCCCCGACGACGGGCTGCGCGCCGTGAACACATTCGTCATCGAGGACGGTCCCGGCGTCGTGCTCGTCGACCCCGGTCAGTACGGGTCGCTGGCACGGCAAGAACTGACCGAAGGGCTGGCCACGCTCGGCTACCGTCTCGGCGACGTGCGCCGCTGCCTGGCCACGCACGTGCACCGCGACCACTACACCAACGCCGTCGCGCTCCGTCGCGAGCTCGGCTGCCCGGTGAGCCTCGGGGCCGGTGAGCGCGGCTCCCTGGCCGCGGTGCGGGCGTCACGGGTGTACGGCATCGACCCGCAGCTGCGCGCGCTCCCTGCGTGCGGAGCTGCGTCGCTGGTCGACGAGGTCGACCCGGAGCGGGCGGGACACGGGCTGCCCACCGGCGTCTGGCAGGACCCCGACGAGTGGCTCGCCGACGGCGCCACCGTCGAGCTGACCTCTCGCACGCTGCGGGTCGTGCGCGCTCCGGGGCACACCACCGGCCACGTGATGTTCCACGACACCGAGGCAGGACTGGTCTTCACCGGCGACCACGTACTGCCGCGGATCACCCCGAGCATCGGCTTCGAACCGGTGACCACACCCCTGCCGCTGGCCGCCTTCCTCGCGTCCCTGCGCAAGACCCACGCGCTCCCCGACGGAACACTCGCCGCCGCGCACGGACCCGTCTCCGACAGCACGCACGAGCGGGTGACCGAGCTGCTCACTCACCACGCCGACCGCCTCGAGCGGACGCTCGACCTGGTCCGCGCGGGCGCGGAGACCGTCCACGACGTGGCCCGCGGCCTCCGCTGGACCCGCAGGGAACGCGAGCTCGAGGAACTCGACCCGTTCAACCGGATGCTCGCGGTGCTGGAGACCAAGGCGCACCTGGACGTGCTGACCGACCGCGACGTGGTGCGCCGCGGCACGTCCGCCGGTGTGCTCCGCTACGCGCCGCACACACCGACGGCGGCACGCTGACGGCCGCGGGAGGATGTTGGGCGTCGGCACGCGTAGATGTACGCAGTCGTCTCGGAGAACCCCCGCTGCGGGAGCATATCGGGATGGACCGGATGCGTGCCGCCTGGGCGGCACGGCAGGAGCGGCTGCCTCGCGATCACGGGCACCTGGCGATGCTGGATGCGTCCATGAGCTACCTGCGACAGTTCGCCCCAGACGTGCTCGAAGCGATCCGGTTCGCCGGCGGCCCCGGCACCGCCGAGCTGCTCGACGCCGTGTCCGTGCTGGCGGAGCTGTATACGACGGGCGCTCGGAAGGTCCCGCCGGATGCGCCAACCGGGTTCGTGCCGACAAGGTACGCCGGATACCTGACTGGTGCGGAACGGTCCGGGGACGTGACCGGGTACCGGCACTACTGGGAGCTGTGCGTGCTGCTCGGGCTGCGCGACGGGTTGCGGTCCGGGGACGTGTTCGTGCCCGGCTCCCGCCGCTACGCCGACCCGGCATCGTTCCTCCTGGCCCCGGAGCAGTGGGCACCGCAGCGGGTCGAGTTCTGCCACCTGGTCGGCAAACCACTGAAGTCCGCGGACGCGTTGGCGCAGGCCGAGGACGAGCTGCACACGGGCCTGTCCGATCTGGAGAGCCAGCTCGGCCACAGCGCCGCCGGGGAGGTGCGGCTCACCAAGGACGGGGAGCTAGTGATCCCGCCGCTGACCGCCGAAGACATCCCGGCCGAGGCGGATGCGCTACGCGACGAACTGGCCGGGCTGCTGCCGCGGGTGCCGCTGGCGTCGGTGCTGGTGGAGATCGACGCGAGGACGGGGTTCACCGACCGCCTGGTCCACGCCGGTGGAAAGGTCGCCCGGTCGCCGGAGCTACGCCGCAACCTGCTGTATGTGGTGATCGCCGAGGCGACGAACATGGGCCTGTCCGCGATGGCCGAGTCCGCCGGGGTTCCGTACGACGTGCTGGCGTGGACCGCGGAGTGGTACCTCCGGCCGGAGACTCTGGAGGCGGTAAACGCGGCGATCGTCAACTACCACCACCGGCTGCCGCTGACCCAGGCGTTCGGCACCGGGACCTTGTCCTCCTCCGATGGGCAGCGGTTCCCGGTGAAGGGCAAGTCGCTGACCGCGCGGCACCTGTCCCGGTACTTCGCCCGCGGCCAGGGCCTGTCTACGTACACGCACGTGTCGGACCAGCATGCGACGTTCGACACGAGAGTGATCGTGGCGACCGCGCCGGAGGGCCACTACGTGCTGGATGCGTTGCTCGGTAACCAGACCGACCTGCCGCTGGTCGAGCACACCACCGACACCGCCGGAGCGACGCTGGCGAACTTCGCGTTGTTCGACCTGGTCGGCCGGCAGCTCTCCCCGCGGATCCGGGACCTGGGGAAGATCACCCTGTACCGGACCGGGCCCCGCGTCGCGTTCACCGACCGCTACCCGCGCTGCGGGCCGCTGCTGACCCGCCGGCTCAACACGGCACTGGTCACCGAGATGTGGGACGACCTGCTGCGCGTTGCTGGCTCTGTGAAGGGCGGTCACGCCACCGCTGCGTTGGTGGTGGGGAAGCTGTGCTCGTCGAAGCGGCAGCAGAACGCGCTCACCAGTGCGGTCAAGGAATACGGGGCGTTGCGCCGGACCGTCTACGCCGCGCGGTACCTCGCGGACGAAACCTACCGGCGGCGGATCACCCGGCAGCTGAACAAGGGCGAGAACCTGCACGCCCTGCGCCGATCACTCGCCTACGCCGGCGGCGGCGCGATCCGACGGAGGCATCACGAGCAGCAGAGCGAGCAGATGTGGTGCCTGACGCTGGCGACGAACGCGATCGTCACCTGGACCACCGAGTACCACGGCCTAGCCGTCGCCGCGCTCCGACGGGCCGGCCGGTCCATCGACGACAAGGTGCTCGCGCATATCTGGCCGACACATCACGAGAACGTCCACTTCTACGGCACCCACGCCGTCGACATCGACGGCGAGCTCGCCAAGCTCGACACCGACGGCTACCGGCCGCTTCGTGTCACGGCTGGCGGTACCGCGGGGAGGTGACTCGTCTCCCGGCTGCCAAGGTGCTACTGGCCGAGCGGTGCAATGGCGCAGTGGGAGGCTGTTCAGGCGTCGGTGGCCGTCGCGGCGGGTTCGCAGTGGCTTGGGTCGCAGCCCAGCGCGCGGAGCAGGGGGCAGTGCCGCTCGGCGCGGGGCAGGTGGCATGTGGAGCCGGTCGAGTGAGTCGCGCATGGCCTGCAGGTCGGCGATGCGCGTGTCCAGTTGCGTGATGCGGTCGAGGGCGAGCTGTCGGACTTGGTCGCAGTCGTCGAGTCCGCCGGCCATCAGGTCGAACAGGGACGCGATGTCGTCGAGGCTGAACCCGAGTTCCTGGGCGCGTTTGATGAATCGCACGATCGCCACCGCGTCTGGCCCGTAGGTCCGGTATCCGGAGGTGCGGCGTGGCGGCTCCGGGAGGAGTCCGCGGCGCTCGTAGTGGCGCACGGTCTGGATGTTCACGTTCGCC
This DNA window, taken from Streptosporangiales bacterium, encodes the following:
- a CDS encoding MBL fold metallo-hydrolase, whose protein sequence is MAEPWYQPGVYPVADGIHRIPLTLPDDGLRAVNTFVIEDGPGVVLVDPGQYGSLARQELTEGLATLGYRLGDVRRCLATHVHRDHYTNAVALRRELGCPVSLGAGERGSLAAVRASRVYGIDPQLRALPACGAASLVDEVDPERAGHGLPTGVWQDPDEWLADGATVELTSRTLRVVRAPGHTTGHVMFHDTEAGLVFTGDHVLPRITPSIGFEPVTTPLPLAAFLASLRKTHALPDGTLAAAHGPVSDSTHERVTELLTHHADRLERTLDLVRAGAETVHDVARGLRWTRRERELEELDPFNRMLAVLETKAHLDVLTDRDVVRRGTSAGVLRYAPHTPTAAR